A single genomic interval of Streptococcus suis harbors:
- a CDS encoding ZmpA/ZmpB/ZmpC family metallo-endopeptidase, producing the protein MKEYRNSIFSIRKLSIGVVSLCIGTGLFLSSLTGLQVEASERIATVDQEIRFHYLLEEELSPEEKSRIVQQLPKDLRKEATYFLVYRPQSPKVLPATGEVVSHAAAWLAAGFLVIAVQAIGSKKSRVVSLLYITLAGSALPLLQVDALQSHALAHFNQTVTVKTGDLLPDGKLELTSYDFVGYIVEDGKVDQTVSSEQAVEQVTKQPQILDNSHSNQTVFPEKAPVSEQVQTEETGLQLVTRYREEKIPLEIERLDVEDPNLALGETRLEAGQAGYRIQRYEEKWLGNQLQSSHLMETQEVVGKPEILYRGTKTTIVQEEVSQVPSDSPQATPPVRLDFQLKERVDRQVLSIPEERIETDRLAQGETEVEEGREGLLEITYQDVVVAGQIVASNELHRQETSPISRKVYVGTRVDSKGVAPVTHSLPSATLVSEEVAIPFERIESEDPDMAQGTSRVEPGQDGLALVTYADLNGVRTLLTSEEIKPAKSEVTYRGSRVDSKGVAPLTHSLPSATLVSEEVAIPFERIESEDSDMAQGTSRVEPGQDGLALVTYADLNGVRTLLTSEEIKPAKSEVTYRGSRVEKVVEEEIPLVERIIELADQYTDYIWVEQAGYPGRRRRISHNGQVISEEVEPGQERIIHKGIKPIEGSLVEEEPRSIAFSTIYQADSALDFGRREEFEGQYGQEVIAITYRTIKGQKAEELGRERIEYTPPLNKVIRVGTKPTEEVISESLPTRYEADEIAPVGQESPVSSGREKVTVYQTTYTVDEATGIVTSHRGQGQIREAGESPLIRKGTKPTLVTHREPLPLIYRADTSLPITSNPVRQEGRDRVTTITTIYTLNSSTGEVTANAPVSEVTDEGAATIVRVGAQPTVREESQTLPTLYRAREDMAPPYRQEVVSGLTRRIRYQTNYVVDPQTGNRTAQEEVQTELTPGRAAEVEVGTKATLVRENIQHRIIRQDDMDLLIGEEVAGPVGQDGSITRTTSYRLDERTGQLETLPVQVEETPAIDQVIRVGKKVVEEPAKPLEKPSVVLGTDTHPAGLVVNENALGVDVYYRVTDPDKTLESVQLAIYDGDRLVKTIEQTTEFAAENQLQLRDLQDYMAYQARLSFRYRTQNGQGEELVTTIPFDISPKSIEFNRVSQRELFVRTPDGRFQQVTGLQEVPSDLSNYFVRYRSADAKEFLWAVHSIVANGNQFDVAVQLPKLVQARNQADANALENLDQFQLPKISLAQDSYADFQQLIQAMKDRPDGTFKLAADLVASPTTDRAYVENFRGRLEGLDGQVYRILNLQKPLFQTMTGAHVEHILLENVALQGGDSKAATLAITANNSRVQDVHVTGQVQSYVGAAGLVYEANNSQFDSVSFKGELVLNEHRTSSQITSGGLIGRLMTNSALRKAYVYLTSTFTPRLSMQDRLGAVVGYALLSTIDSVFVEGQVTNREQTGAVAGLVASGYLPNISRAASALTLPETGLLVGTRTLLPLTVQVQANLSTGRLDNGHQVEEKTAEELKQILSSWGLDRVMQPIQTSDGNQTQQQSGGIDYHLLRNGRIERQLAYENMSKLLPFYDRHTIVRMGNKLADDSIFVTKSIQSIQALRGKEVVTDFTENANQVDRLLIYFTDQSVQDFDLTYQGAYDQTGVLEYRFGPALLFTPYQWVNGQNRAGLVANLRQAFQDLDVESDAYAQKTKMADYLAELRFKHGKQDLIISMKQLYLKRTQEALKAQLDHEVGSLLSSQWVTDSASPVINAYMQQQVEDNKESIWLALTYLARYYAIDYDKLNIRNIAIYQPHFYGQSLTVLDWLKEVGSLTYKDLAPFAAASNFKKTIGQQVPGTQNLFDYLELNRRLFSPDKTDADWFKQSSKAFIHEEASVRQPEKSVQVYDQLKNHADYHRYVLPLLNLPEEDQLYLVSLANVLVFGSYGRYVNHQLQTSQPDVYRSTVRDIQENRIPKHARIWNAYMEFIKSLVSDQARQAIESKLVTVREGYNIKDPTGQPLAGTDDRRRWAAEFGDDYRIIDDFFGPTELYYGTFNKSGAADFEFKKYIIYGNVDLLTSTGNSTFTHEMTHILEDQILNLAGRRQGQESESYAMGLLQSIASSNAYYYGFNLTEELAATASHNSSPNRLTTKDDLQGYLKASFDTTYFLDALEAEELLKLQKDQQKKAFRKIELQLEGAYQKDGQTYQDALDRIRELTDSEWQTMNLTTVEDLVTNDLQLANTINNVGSYYRDNDRNYYFVPLYYPIYAGLLNQQGTVGGLQFRRTALELLAEKGWDQGFLPYVSNQLAEEAHANGRALTDSYIWKKLMPDYPDYASFKKARYRTSLDQKNSMKPIRIFWSGSHHDLQTGQDIQVLMQRAIQEDLANPGTSFKRQQLKEVLYKAFHKASREFRESIFLP; encoded by the coding sequence ATGAAAGAATACCGAAATTCGATATTTTCCATACGAAAATTATCCATCGGTGTGGTCTCGCTCTGTATTGGTACAGGTTTGTTCTTGTCTAGTTTGACGGGCTTGCAGGTAGAAGCCAGTGAGCGAATTGCGACAGTCGATCAGGAAATCCGTTTTCACTATCTCTTGGAAGAGGAATTGAGTCCTGAGGAGAAGAGTAGGATTGTCCAGCAATTGCCAAAGGACTTGCGAAAAGAAGCGACTTATTTTTTGGTTTATCGACCACAGTCTCCTAAAGTTTTACCAGCGACGGGTGAGGTTGTTTCCCATGCAGCGGCCTGGTTGGCGGCTGGATTTTTGGTGATTGCTGTTCAGGCTATCGGCTCCAAGAAATCTAGAGTAGTGAGTTTGCTCTATATTACACTAGCTGGATCTGCCTTGCCGCTCTTACAAGTGGATGCACTCCAGAGTCATGCCCTTGCTCACTTCAATCAAACGGTGACGGTCAAGACAGGAGACTTGCTTCCAGATGGTAAGTTGGAGCTAACTTCCTATGATTTTGTAGGTTATATCGTAGAAGATGGGAAAGTAGATCAAACGGTTTCGAGTGAACAGGCAGTTGAACAAGTAACTAAACAACCGCAAATTCTTGATAACTCTCATTCAAATCAGACAGTATTTCCAGAAAAAGCACCTGTGTCAGAACAAGTGCAGACTGAAGAAACAGGTTTACAGCTTGTTACCAGATATCGTGAGGAAAAGATTCCGCTAGAAATCGAACGACTTGATGTAGAGGACCCGAATCTAGCACTTGGTGAGACGCGATTGGAAGCTGGTCAGGCTGGCTATCGGATTCAGCGTTATGAGGAAAAGTGGTTGGGCAACCAATTGCAGTCTAGTCACTTAATGGAAACCCAAGAAGTAGTTGGCAAACCAGAAATTCTCTATCGAGGAACAAAAACAACAATTGTGCAAGAAGAGGTTAGCCAAGTTCCAAGCGACAGTCCACAAGCCACACCGCCAGTCCGCTTGGATTTCCAATTGAAGGAGCGAGTGGACCGTCAGGTCTTGTCCATTCCAGAGGAGCGGATTGAAACAGATCGTTTGGCTCAGGGTGAGACTGAGGTAGAAGAGGGTAGAGAAGGACTGCTAGAGATTACCTATCAGGATGTGGTAGTAGCAGGTCAGATTGTTGCCAGCAATGAGCTTCATCGTCAAGAAACCTCCCCAATCAGCCGTAAGGTATATGTGGGGACACGTGTAGATTCCAAGGGAGTTGCTCCAGTCACGCACAGTCTTCCGTCTGCGACCTTAGTCAGTGAAGAAGTCGCCATTCCTTTTGAGAGAATAGAGTCAGAAGATCCCGATATGGCCCAAGGTACTAGCCGTGTGGAACCGGGTCAGGATGGTCTAGCCCTGGTTACCTATGCAGACTTGAATGGTGTTCGCACTCTCTTAACCAGTGAGGAAATCAAACCAGCCAAATCCGAGGTGACCTACCGTGGCAGTCGTGTAGATTCCAAGGGAGTTGCTCCACTCACGCACAGTCTTCCGTCTGCGACCTTAGTCAGTGAAGAAGTTGCCATTCCTTTTGAGAGAATAGAGTCAGAAGATTCCGATATGGCCCAAGGTACTAGCCGTGTGGAACCGGGTCAGGATGGTCTAGCCCTGGTTACCTATGCAGACTTGAATGGTGTTCGCACTCTCTTAACCAGTGAGGAAATCAAACCAGCCAAATCCGAGGTGACCTACCGTGGCAGTCGTGTGGAAAAGGTTGTTGAGGAAGAAATTCCACTTGTGGAAAGAATCATTGAGCTTGCTGACCAATACACAGATTATATATGGGTAGAGCAGGCCGGATATCCTGGACGGAGAAGGAGAATTTCTCATAATGGTCAAGTCATTAGCGAAGAAGTAGAGCCAGGTCAGGAAAGAATTATCCACAAGGGAATCAAGCCTATTGAAGGTAGCTTGGTTGAGGAAGAACCGCGTTCAATTGCCTTCAGCACCATTTATCAGGCTGATTCAGCATTAGACTTTGGACGGAGAGAAGAGTTTGAAGGTCAATACGGTCAGGAAGTCATTGCCATTACCTATCGTACTATCAAGGGGCAAAAAGCAGAGGAGCTAGGTAGAGAACGAATAGAGTATACTCCGCCTTTGAATAAGGTAATCCGAGTGGGGACAAAGCCTACCGAGGAGGTCATCAGTGAATCTCTGCCTACACGATATGAAGCAGACGAGATAGCTCCAGTTGGTCAAGAAAGCCCAGTCTCAAGCGGTAGGGAGAAAGTAACCGTTTATCAGACTACCTATACTGTTGATGAAGCGACCGGAATTGTGACCAGTCATCGAGGTCAGGGCCAGATTCGTGAAGCAGGTGAATCTCCCTTGATTCGAAAAGGAACGAAGCCGACTCTTGTAACCCATCGTGAACCTCTGCCTCTGATTTATCGAGCAGATACCAGTCTCCCAATCACAAGTAATCCTGTCCGTCAAGAAGGTCGCGACAGGGTGACGACTATCACCACCATCTACACCCTCAATTCAAGCACGGGAGAAGTCACGGCAAATGCACCAGTTAGTGAAGTGACGGACGAGGGAGCAGCAACGATTGTCCGAGTTGGTGCCCAGCCGACCGTCCGTGAGGAAAGTCAAACCCTACCAACCCTTTACAGGGCAAGAGAGGATATGGCACCACCTTATAGACAGGAGGTTGTATCAGGACTGACTCGTCGTATCCGCTACCAAACAAACTATGTGGTCGACCCGCAAACAGGTAACCGCACAGCCCAGGAAGAAGTCCAAACCGAGTTGACTCCGGGTCGAGCAGCAGAGGTTGAAGTCGGAACCAAAGCGACTCTTGTAAGGGAAAACATTCAGCACCGAATTATCCGTCAAGACGATATGGATTTACTAATTGGAGAGGAAGTTGCAGGTCCAGTTGGGCAAGATGGCAGTATCACGCGTACAACATCATATCGCCTAGACGAAAGGACAGGTCAGCTTGAAACTCTTCCTGTTCAAGTCGAAGAAACTCCAGCTATCGACCAGGTGATTCGAGTGGGTAAAAAAGTGGTAGAAGAGCCAGCGAAACCGCTGGAAAAACCAAGTGTAGTTCTAGGTACGGATACTCATCCAGCAGGGTTGGTTGTAAATGAAAATGCTCTAGGAGTGGATGTTTACTACCGTGTGACTGACCCAGATAAGACTCTGGAATCTGTCCAATTGGCAATTTACGATGGAGACAGACTTGTTAAGACCATTGAACAAACCACGGAGTTTGCGGCTGAAAATCAATTGCAACTGAGAGATTTACAAGACTATATGGCTTATCAGGCTCGCCTATCCTTCCGCTATCGGACTCAGAATGGTCAGGGCGAAGAACTGGTTACAACGATACCGTTTGACATCAGTCCTAAGTCCATCGAATTCAACAGAGTAAGTCAGAGAGAGCTCTTTGTCCGCACTCCAGACGGCCGCTTCCAGCAAGTGACAGGGCTTCAAGAAGTTCCAAGTGACCTGTCCAACTACTTTGTTCGGTATAGAAGTGCGGATGCCAAGGAATTTCTTTGGGCAGTGCATTCCATCGTAGCTAATGGCAATCAATTTGACGTGGCTGTTCAGTTGCCGAAATTAGTTCAGGCCAGAAATCAAGCAGATGCAAATGCATTGGAGAACTTGGACCAATTCCAGCTTCCAAAGATTAGCCTAGCACAGGATAGTTATGCAGACTTTCAGCAGTTAATTCAAGCAATGAAGGACCGCCCAGACGGGACCTTTAAGCTCGCAGCTGACTTGGTTGCCAGCCCAACAACTGATCGAGCCTATGTGGAAAACTTCCGTGGACGTTTAGAAGGATTGGACGGTCAGGTCTATCGGATTCTCAACCTCCAAAAACCGCTCTTCCAGACCATGACTGGTGCCCATGTGGAACATATCCTGCTTGAAAATGTTGCCCTGCAGGGCGGAGATTCTAAGGCAGCTACCCTTGCGATCACCGCAAACAATAGCCGTGTGCAAGATGTCCATGTGACAGGGCAAGTTCAGTCATATGTTGGGGCAGCGGGTCTTGTCTATGAGGCAAACAATAGCCAGTTTGACTCAGTCTCCTTCAAGGGAGAACTAGTGCTGAATGAACATCGAACAAGCAGTCAGATTACTTCTGGTGGTTTGATTGGTAGATTGATGACAAATAGCGCCTTGCGCAAGGCCTATGTCTATCTGACCTCGACCTTCACCCCACGACTGTCTATGCAAGATCGACTAGGAGCAGTTGTTGGCTATGCTCTGCTTTCCACTATTGATTCCGTCTTTGTTGAAGGGCAAGTGACCAATAGGGAGCAGACAGGAGCGGTAGCTGGACTGGTTGCAAGTGGCTATCTACCAAATATATCAAGAGCAGCTTCAGCCTTGACCTTGCCAGAAACAGGTCTTCTAGTTGGCACGAGAACTCTATTGCCATTAACGGTTCAAGTACAGGCAAATCTATCAACAGGTCGTTTGGACAATGGTCATCAGGTAGAGGAAAAAACTGCGGAAGAACTCAAACAAATTCTTTCAAGCTGGGGCTTGGACAGGGTGATGCAGCCTATTCAGACTTCAGATGGTAACCAAACCCAGCAACAGTCGGGAGGAATCGACTATCATCTCTTGCGCAATGGCCGTATTGAGAGACAGTTGGCCTATGAAAATATGTCCAAACTCCTGCCATTCTATGACCGCCATACCATCGTGCGGATGGGCAACAAACTGGCAGATGATTCGATCTTTGTGACCAAATCTATCCAGTCCATTCAAGCTTTGCGAGGTAAGGAAGTTGTGACAGACTTTACTGAGAATGCCAACCAAGTCGATCGCTTGCTGATTTACTTCACTGATCAAAGTGTTCAGGACTTTGACCTGACCTATCAGGGGGCATATGACCAGACAGGTGTATTAGAATATAGATTTGGTCCAGCTCTGCTCTTTACCCCTTATCAATGGGTCAATGGGCAAAATAGAGCTGGTCTAGTAGCCAATCTCCGCCAAGCCTTCCAGGACTTGGATGTAGAGTCAGATGCTTATGCTCAGAAAACGAAGATGGCAGATTATCTGGCAGAACTTCGCTTTAAACATGGCAAGCAGGATTTGATCATCAGCATGAAGCAGCTCTATCTGAAACGAACTCAGGAAGCATTGAAAGCACAGTTGGACCATGAAGTAGGTTCTCTCCTTTCTAGTCAATGGGTGACAGATAGTGCTAGTCCAGTTATCAATGCCTATATGCAGCAGCAAGTAGAGGACAACAAGGAATCCATTTGGCTGGCCTTGACCTACTTGGCACGCTACTATGCTATCGACTACGATAAGCTAAACATTCGTAATATAGCAATCTATCAGCCACATTTCTACGGACAATCCCTAACAGTCTTGGATTGGTTGAAAGAGGTAGGAAGTTTGACCTATAAGGATCTGGCACCATTTGCGGCAGCAAGCAACTTTAAGAAGACCATTGGACAACAGGTCCCAGGTACACAGAATCTGTTTGACTACTTGGAATTAAACCGCCGTCTCTTCTCACCAGACAAGACTGATGCAGACTGGTTTAAACAATCCAGCAAGGCCTTTATTCATGAAGAAGCAAGTGTTCGTCAGCCTGAGAAGTCCGTCCAGGTTTACGACCAGCTGAAAAATCATGCTGACTACCATCGCTATGTCTTGCCATTGCTCAATCTGCCTGAGGAAGATCAACTTTATCTTGTTTCGCTAGCAAATGTCCTTGTTTTTGGTAGCTATGGTCGTTATGTGAACCATCAATTGCAGACCAGTCAACCAGATGTCTATCGTTCCACAGTCAGGGACATCCAAGAAAACCGCATTCCGAAGCATGCCCGCATCTGGAATGCCTATATGGAATTTATCAAGTCCTTAGTATCTGACCAGGCTCGTCAAGCCATCGAGTCCAAGTTGGTAACAGTTCGAGAAGGTTACAACATCAAGGATCCAACTGGTCAACCGCTAGCTGGGACAGATGACCGCCGCCGTTGGGCAGCGGAATTTGGGGATGACTACCGCATCATCGATGATTTCTTCGGACCGACAGAACTTTACTACGGCACCTTTAACAAGTCAGGGGCAGCAGACTTTGAGTTTAAGAAATACATCATCTATGGCAATGTTGACTTGTTGACATCGACTGGAAATTCAACCTTCACGCATGAAATGACCCACATTCTCGAAGATCAAATCCTAAATCTCGCAGGAAGACGGCAAGGTCAAGAGTCAGAATCCTATGCAATGGGGCTCTTGCAATCCATCGCTTCGTCGAATGCCTATTATTATGGTTTTAACCTGACAGAAGAACTGGCAGCAACAGCCAGCCATAACTCTAGTCCAAATCGTCTAACGACCAAGGACGATTTGCAAGGCTATCTGAAAGCTTCTTTTGATACCACCTATTTCTTGGATGCCTTGGAGGCGGAAGAACTCTTGAAATTACAGAAAGACCAGCAGAAAAAAGCCTTTAGAAAAATTGAACTCCAATTAGAAGGGGCTTACCAAAAAGACGGTCAGACCTATCAGGATGCCTTGGATAGGATTCGTGAGCTAACAGACAGCGAATGGCAGACCATGAACTTGACAACTGTCGAAGATTTGGTGACCAATGACCTTCAATTGGCCAATACCATTAACAATGTCGGCAGCTACTACCGAGACAATGATCGAAACTATTACTTTGTGCCGCTTTACTATCCAATCTATGCAGGTTTGCTCAATCAACAAGGAACAGTCGGTGGTCTCCAATTCCGTCGGACAGCTCTGGAACTGTTAGCAGAAAAAGGTTGGGACCAAGGTTTCTTGCCTTATGTGAGCAACCAGCTGGCTGAGGAGGCCCATGCAAATGGCAGAGCCTTGACAGATAGCTATATCTGGAAGAAGTTAATGCCTGATTATCCAGATTATGCTAGCTTCAAGAAGGCAAGATATCGGACCAGTCTAGACCAGAAGAACAGTATGAAACCAATTCGAATCTTCTGGAGTGGTAGCCACCATGACCTGCAAACTGGTCAGGATATTCAGGTATTGATGCAGAGGGCTATTCAAGAAGACCTGGCAAATCCAGGAACCAGCTTTAAGCGTCAGCAACTCAAGGAAGTCCTTTATAAAGCCTTTCATAAAGCAAGTCGAGAATTTAGGGAAAGTATTTTCTTGCCATAA